A single Danio rerio strain Tuebingen ecotype United States chromosome 17, GRCz12tu, whole genome shotgun sequence DNA region contains:
- the gpr132a gene encoding probable G-protein coupled receptor 132 yields the protein MNVTSLPTARSNHTSSCGPLYDEENPLPLVALYSTVLTVGLPANLITVFLTFLEVCRKNVLGVYLFSLTLCDLMYLSTLPLWAIYIHRGHRWEWGSLACKITGYVFFNNMYISIFLMCCVSVDRFVAVVYAVESRGLRRMRHAAIISVTIVAVVAIGHVPVFTMTEGNSEKISEKRCFEPSNPSSVVTGLNYARFFVGFFIPLCILTLTNFAILVNVQASAGLMTKTKVKVRNLAVAVVLFFLVCFTPYHVILLLRAVNFHVSDGKCDFERHVYTPYTISLGLSTVNSALNPVFYVLASSSAQKKIYKGLQGLRSSSRSSSLA from the coding sequence ATGAATGTAACCAGTCTACCAACTGCTCGATCAAACCACACAAGCAGTTGTGGACCACTTTACGATGAGGAAAACCCCCTTCCACTTGTGGCTCTCTACAGCACCGTCCTCACTGTAGGTCTGCCGGCAAACCTGATCACAGTCTTCCTCACGTTCCTCGAAGTGTGTCGGAAGAACGTTCTAGGAGTGTACCTCTTCAGCCTGACACTGTGTGACCTCATGTATCTCAGCACACTTCCACTGTGGGCCATTTACATCCACAGAGGCCATCGCTGGGAATGGGGCTCTCTGGCCTGCAAGATCACCGGATACGTGTTTTTCAATAACATGTATATCAGCATTTTCCTGATGTGCTGCGTTTCCGTTGACCGATTTGTGGCGGTGGTTTACGCCGTGGAGTCTCGAGGGTTGAGGAGAATGAGACATGCCGCGATCATCTCGGTTACAATCGTGGCAGTCGTTGCGATAGGACACGTGCCTGTTTTCACCATGACAGAGGGAAATTCCGAGAAAATATCGGAGAAGAGATGTTTCGAGCCGAGCAATCCTTCTTCTGTAGTGACAGGACTCAATTATGCTCGATTCTTTGTTGGTTTCTTCATCCCGTTGTGCATTTTAACTCTTACTAACTTTGCGATTCTTGTTAACGTTCAAGCAAGCGCTGGCCTGATGACGAAAACCAAAGTCAAAGTTCGCAATCTGGCTGTCGCTGTCGTTTTGTTCTTTTTGGTGTGCTTTACGCCATACCACGTGATTCTTCTGCTGCGTGCTGTCAATTTCCATGTTTCGGATGGGAAGTGTGACTTTGAGAGACATGTCTACACCCCGTACACCATCTCCTTGGGATTGTCTACTGTCAACAGCGCGTTGAATCCTGTTTTCTATGTTCTTGCTAGCAGTAGTGCACAGAAGAAGATATACAAGGGCTTGCAAGGGTTACGCAGCAGCTCAAGATCCTCTTCTTTAGCGTGA